Proteins encoded within one genomic window of Bacteroides sedimenti:
- a CDS encoding glycosyltransferase family 9 protein — protein sequence MSSLKKINEVRRTVLSVLTKNIGTSTTTPKGKPLNRDEVKRILIVRPNHRLGNQLLMTPLIQEVQQTFPNCKIDLFVKGFVAPILFKNYDNIDQILRLPKKPFKELGTYMQGWLKIRSKRYDIAINVTNGSSSGRLLTKFSRATYKFYGDNMTDTHFSATDYMHIAKRPVCSLRDCLSMLGVSLTDREIPSLDLKLSSSEITEGKKLLNNLIADKEAKTICLFTFATGTKCYTEAWWNEFYEKLKAAYPHFNVIEILPVENISKIGFKEPSFYSKDVREMAAVMANTDAFIGADSGIMHLASSAKVPTFGLFSVTSTEMYEPYNNGSRALNTNELSIDEMIAIIDKVLSAK from the coding sequence ATGAGCTCTTTAAAAAAGATTAATGAAGTAAGAAGAACTGTTTTATCGGTTTTAACAAAGAATATTGGTACTTCTACAACGACTCCCAAGGGTAAGCCACTGAATAGAGATGAGGTAAAAAGAATCCTGATTGTAAGACCTAATCACCGTCTGGGGAATCAATTGCTTATGACACCGCTTATTCAGGAGGTTCAGCAAACTTTTCCCAACTGTAAGATAGACCTTTTCGTAAAAGGATTTGTGGCCCCGATTCTATTTAAGAATTATGATAATATTGATCAGATTCTCAGATTGCCTAAGAAGCCTTTTAAAGAACTGGGAACATACATGCAAGGGTGGTTAAAAATCAGATCAAAGAGATATGATATCGCCATTAATGTAACCAATGGCTCATCCTCAGGAAGGTTGTTAACCAAGTTTTCTAGGGCAACGTACAAATTCTATGGAGATAATATGACCGACACACATTTTTCGGCTACCGACTATATGCATATTGCCAAAAGGCCTGTGTGCAGTTTGCGTGATTGTCTGTCCATGTTAGGAGTTTCACTTACTGACAGGGAAATTCCTTCTTTAGATCTAAAGTTATCATCTTCCGAAATAACTGAAGGAAAAAAACTTCTTAATAACCTCATAGCCGATAAGGAGGCAAAAACCATTTGCCTTTTCACCTTCGCTACAGGAACAAAATGCTATACAGAAGCCTGGTGGAATGAGTTTTATGAGAAGTTGAAAGCCGCATATCCTCACTTTAATGTGATTGAAATATTACCGGTGGAAAATATTTCGAAGATTGGGTTCAAGGAACCTTCGTTTTACAGCAAGGATGTTCGCGAAATGGCAGCTGTGATGGCAAACACGGACGCTTTCATAGGAGCCGACAGCGGAATCATGCATCTTGCAAGTTCGGCAAAAGTCCCTACTTTTGGATTGTTTTCAGTGACGAGTACCGAAATGTACGAGCCATATAATAATGGCAGTCGTGCTTTGAATACAAATGAATTGAGTATAGATGAAATGATTGCTATAATAGATAAGGTTTTATCTGCAAAATAG
- a CDS encoding DUF6377 domain-containing protein: MKRKTLFLIIFTFYSFTTLAGNQLDSLLNVLDKTIKESRSYVEMRENRISKLKIGLNKKGISPQQIYAINELLYKEYRAFVCDSAIHYLNMNLDLAELHNNKKWINETKLLLSYLQSSSGMYSESSYALTSINKKELTKEQIPEYYRCCERLYDEMHLYTHNQKLKKTYFKIFRAYQDTMLNLYAPTSENYLAIKEQKALEHKDLAEARRINNIRLSKTSFGTPEYALIKFQSSLIYREEKRPDEEKKDLILSALSDIKAAIKDNASLFTLANLLYEKGDIDHAYHYIKFSLEDANFYNARLRNIQISNTLPIIEKSYQIKSEKQKNDLRISLIGISALSLLLIGALGYIYRQMKKLAKARNELGIINTQLKSLNNELGEANRVKEEYIALFLGLCSTYIDKLESYRKMVSKKITGGQIAELLKTTKSPDVIENELKEFYSNFDNTFLHLYPQFVEEFNSLLAKEERIVLKKGELLNTELRIFALIRLGINDSSKIANLLRYSVNTIYNYRAKVKNKALVSRDDFENRVMKIGTFS; this comes from the coding sequence ATGAAAAGAAAAACCCTGTTTTTGATCATATTTACCTTCTACTCATTCACAACTCTGGCCGGAAATCAACTTGATTCTTTATTAAACGTCCTTGATAAAACCATCAAAGAAAGCAGAAGCTATGTAGAAATGAGGGAAAACCGGATATCTAAACTTAAAATAGGATTAAATAAAAAAGGGATTTCACCTCAGCAGATATATGCAATCAATGAGTTATTATACAAAGAATATAGGGCATTCGTTTGTGATTCGGCCATTCATTATCTGAATATGAATCTTGATCTGGCAGAATTACACAATAATAAAAAATGGATTAACGAAACAAAACTATTGTTGAGTTATTTGCAATCCTCTTCGGGTATGTACAGTGAAAGTTCTTACGCATTGACTTCCATCAACAAGAAAGAGTTAACTAAAGAGCAGATACCCGAATATTACAGATGTTGCGAACGATTATATGATGAAATGCATCTCTATACTCACAATCAGAAGTTGAAAAAAACCTATTTCAAGATATTCAGAGCTTATCAGGATACCATGCTGAATCTCTATGCACCTACATCCGAAAATTATCTAGCAATCAAAGAGCAAAAAGCTCTGGAGCACAAAGATCTGGCAGAAGCACGTCGAATTAATAATATCCGACTCTCGAAAACTTCCTTCGGCACACCCGAATATGCCTTGATTAAATTCCAGTCTTCCCTCATATACCGGGAAGAAAAACGGCCAGATGAAGAAAAGAAAGACCTTATTTTATCTGCCTTATCGGATATAAAAGCTGCTATAAAAGATAATGCTTCACTGTTTACTCTCGCTAACCTGCTTTATGAAAAAGGGGATATTGATCATGCTTATCATTATATCAAATTTTCTTTGGAGGATGCCAATTTCTATAACGCACGATTACGTAATATTCAAATATCAAACACACTTCCTATTATAGAAAAGAGCTATCAGATAAAGAGCGAAAAACAAAAAAATGACTTAAGAATCAGTTTAATAGGTATTAGTGCTCTCTCTCTTCTACTAATTGGCGCTTTGGGGTATATTTACAGACAAATGAAAAAACTAGCAAAAGCTCGTAACGAATTAGGCATTATCAACACACAGCTAAAGTCTCTGAATAATGAGCTGGGAGAAGCCAATCGTGTGAAAGAGGAATATATTGCACTTTTTCTTGGCCTATGTTCAACTTACATTGATAAACTGGAAAGTTATCGAAAGATGGTAAGCAAGAAAATTACCGGAGGTCAGATTGCCGAGTTACTTAAGACAACCAAATCGCCTGATGTCATCGAAAACGAATTAAAAGAATTCTATTCGAACTTCGATAATACATTCCTGCATCTTTATCCCCAATTTGTAGAAGAGTTTAATTCTCTTCTCGCAAAAGAAGAAAGAATTGTTTTAAAGAAAGGAGAACTGCTGAATACTGAATTGCGTATTTTTGCCCTAATTCGTTTGGGAATTAATGACAGTTCTAAAATAGCAAATCTTTTAAGATATTCAGTGAATACAATTTATAATTATCGGGCAAAGGTTAAAAACAAAGCGTTGGTATCACGGGATGATTTTGAAAACCGTGTTATGAAGATTGGTACTTTCTCATAA
- a CDS encoding ATP-binding cassette domain-containing protein, with translation MQSIICLKGGVTRNELYRFTHPLSVSMEAGEHLAIVGANASGKSLLVDTLLGKRPLKEGTLEYDFSPSATNTAYDNIKYIAFRDTYGAADANYYYQQRWNAHDQDDAPVVRDSLGETSNVQLRDELFELFAIEPMLDKKLILLSSGELRKFQLTKTLLTNPRVLVMDNPFIGLDAKTRDLLHDVLQRLTLKSSLQIILVLSMFDDIPDFITHVLPVKNRTCGKKVTRKEYFDNYQPNITQVFSEEKRKDLLNLEYSDQLYNSEEVVKLNNVSISYGDRTILKELNWTILRGQKWALSGENGAGKSTLLSLVCADNPQSYACDISLFGRKRGSGESIWEIKKHIGYVSPEMHRAYLKNLPTIDIVASGLHDSIGLYKKPRPEQMSACEWWMDIFGILSLKDRPFLQLSSGEQRLVLLARAFVKDPELLILDEPLHGLDTRNRKKVKSIVEAFCERKDKTIIYVTHYENELPVSITDRLILKRNK, from the coding sequence ATGCAATCAATAATTTGTCTAAAAGGAGGAGTGACACGCAATGAACTGTATCGGTTCACTCATCCATTATCTGTGAGTATGGAAGCCGGGGAGCACTTGGCAATTGTGGGGGCAAATGCCAGTGGGAAGAGTTTGCTGGTTGATACTTTGCTGGGTAAACGCCCTCTGAAAGAAGGAACGTTGGAATATGATTTTTCACCTTCGGCCACTAATACGGCCTATGACAATATAAAGTATATCGCTTTTCGGGATACTTATGGCGCTGCAGATGCCAACTATTATTATCAACAGAGATGGAATGCACACGATCAAGACGACGCTCCGGTGGTTCGTGATTCTCTTGGAGAGACAAGCAATGTGCAGTTGCGCGATGAGCTTTTTGAGCTTTTTGCAATTGAACCAATGCTGGATAAAAAGTTGATTCTTCTTTCCAGCGGTGAACTTCGAAAATTTCAGTTGACCAAAACTTTACTGACCAACCCACGAGTACTGGTGATGGACAATCCGTTTATCGGACTAGATGCGAAGACCCGAGATTTATTGCACGATGTCTTGCAAAGACTCACGCTGAAATCTTCTCTGCAAATTATATTGGTGCTATCCATGTTTGATGACATTCCCGACTTTATCACTCATGTTCTTCCGGTTAAAAATAGGACTTGTGGTAAAAAGGTAACCCGAAAAGAGTACTTTGACAACTATCAACCCAACATCACTCAGGTTTTCTCTGAGGAAAAAAGAAAAGATCTGTTGAACTTGGAGTATAGTGATCAACTATATAATTCGGAAGAGGTGGTAAAACTGAACAATGTCTCCATCAGTTATGGCGACCGTACCATCCTGAAAGAGCTGAACTGGACAATTCTTCGTGGACAGAAGTGGGCCCTCTCGGGTGAAAACGGAGCGGGAAAATCTACTTTGCTCAGTCTGGTATGTGCAGATAATCCACAATCGTATGCCTGCGATATTAGCCTATTCGGTCGGAAACGAGGATCAGGTGAAAGTATCTGGGAGATCAAGAAGCATATTGGATATGTTTCTCCGGAGATGCACCGTGCCTACTTGAAGAATCTGCCGACAATAGATATCGTGGCTTCGGGATTGCACGACTCCATCGGGCTCTACAAAAAGCCGCGTCCTGAGCAGATGTCAGCCTGTGAGTGGTGGATGGATATATTCGGTATTCTATCCTTGAAAGATCGTCCCTTTCTGCAACTCTCTTCGGGTGAACAACGATTGGTGTTGTTGGCCCGTGCGTTCGTAAAAGATCCGGAATTGCTGATACTTGATGAACCTCTTCATGGACTGGATACCCGTAACCGGAAAAAAGTAAAATCAATTGTTGAGGCTTTCTGTGAAAGGAAAGATAAGACGATTATTTATGTGACACATTATGAAAATGAGCTGCCTGTTTCTATAACAGACAGACTCATTTTGAAGAGAAACAAATAA
- a CDS encoding SusC/RagA family TonB-linked outer membrane protein: MKKSKQRPIIRYEANFSRSVLFVIMGLFLSLGAFAQKITVKGQIKDATNESIIGASVVEKGTTNGTVTDFDGKFSLSVSPNAKLTITYIGFKSQEVEVKGTSPINIVLEENDKLLDEVVVIGYGSVKRKDVTTSVASVSTKDLDERPIISAAAAIQGKAAGVNVIQPNGEPGAGIVVRVRGNSSINASNDPLYVVDGIPMTDINFLSPNDIESMQILKDASSAAIYGSRASNGVVLITTKSGMKGEAKISLSAQAGTTQIGKKIHSLNVSQYKDLMDEIGMINLPSGLKDETNWFDETFRTGVSQNYQLSVSNGNDKMRYFISGGYTKESGIIKVAYYERYNLRANLENQIRPWLKVNTNLAYSDYSNNGIISGQGANRAGVVLSVINTPTYALIWDPNHPGQYYNNFYGANVTHPVENMSRTADNKTNNNRLLGSASGEITFTPNLKYKSSISIDRAYYNGTSFLDPVKTEYGRSQYGNASDNRALSTILVFDNIVTFDKSIKKHNFGLMAGASGTTSKWSQSYQTVSHFISGDIKTLNAGNKVEQWNGTSASDWAIMSYVGRLSYNFDSRYLLTANFRADGSSKLAPSHKWGYFPSVSAAWRLSSENFMRDIKWIDDLKIRGGWGQTGNQSGVGDYGYLQLMNITRQNWWETGKDNALPIITPANMQNKDLTWETTTQTNIGIDFTVLSNRLTFTADAYYKHTTNLLMDVPLGPTAAFSHIYRNEGEMENKGLEFGVNSKNFIGQFKWSTDFNISFNKNKVMKFDTRQSYFYEQSTSGEYITKLTIGKPLGMFWGYISEGVDPETGDLVYKDLDKSGTITPADKTYIGNPNPDFTFGITNNLSYKGFNLDIFFQGSVGNDVYNLSRMETEGMYDSKNQSTAVLKRWRIPGQITDMPRAVSSKENLKNSSRFVEDGSYLRLKALTFSYNFSGKLLKKWSINRLQPFFTAQNLLTFTNYKGFDPEVNQEGGSALVQGIDWGTYPQTKSYVFGVNVEF, from the coding sequence ATGAAAAAAAGCAAGCAAAGACCAATTATCAGGTATGAGGCAAACTTCAGTAGAAGTGTTCTCTTTGTTATTATGGGTTTGTTTTTATCTCTAGGTGCCTTCGCACAAAAAATCACTGTTAAAGGCCAGATAAAAGATGCTACTAATGAGAGCATCATTGGAGCCAGTGTTGTTGAGAAAGGCACAACTAATGGAACCGTGACTGACTTTGACGGGAAATTTTCTTTGTCGGTGTCACCAAATGCCAAGTTAACCATCACTTACATTGGTTTTAAAAGTCAGGAAGTTGAAGTAAAAGGAACTTCTCCTATAAATATTGTATTGGAAGAAAATGATAAGTTATTGGACGAAGTTGTAGTCATTGGTTATGGATCTGTTAAGAGAAAAGATGTGACCACCTCTGTAGCCAGCGTTTCAACAAAAGATTTAGATGAACGCCCTATTATCTCTGCAGCTGCAGCCATTCAGGGAAAAGCAGCCGGAGTTAATGTAATTCAGCCTAATGGAGAACCTGGTGCAGGAATAGTAGTTCGTGTTCGGGGTAATTCTTCAATCAACGCAAGTAATGATCCTCTTTATGTGGTTGATGGAATACCAATGACCGACATTAATTTCTTATCTCCAAACGACATTGAAAGCATGCAGATTTTAAAGGATGCATCATCTGCAGCCATTTATGGTTCAAGAGCATCTAATGGTGTTGTGCTTATTACCACCAAGTCGGGTATGAAAGGTGAAGCCAAAATAAGCCTTTCTGCTCAGGCAGGTACAACTCAAATCGGAAAGAAAATCCATTCACTTAATGTTTCACAGTATAAGGATTTAATGGATGAAATTGGAATGATTAATCTTCCTTCGGGTTTGAAAGACGAAACAAACTGGTTTGATGAAACCTTTAGAACAGGAGTTTCCCAGAACTATCAGCTTTCAGTTTCAAATGGAAACGATAAAATGAGATATTTCATTTCTGGTGGTTACACAAAGGAATCGGGAATAATTAAAGTGGCTTACTATGAGCGTTATAACCTGAGAGCCAATCTGGAAAATCAAATCCGCCCATGGTTAAAAGTCAACACCAATCTGGCGTATTCAGATTACAGCAACAACGGCATTATTTCGGGACAAGGTGCAAACCGCGCCGGAGTGGTTCTTTCCGTGATTAATACACCTACCTATGCTCTAATATGGGATCCAAACCATCCGGGTCAATATTATAATAATTTCTATGGGGCAAATGTTACTCATCCTGTAGAAAACATGTCGCGTACAGCTGATAATAAAACGAATAATAACAGATTGCTGGGAAGCGCATCGGGTGAAATCACGTTTACTCCGAATCTGAAATACAAAAGTTCAATCTCTATCGACAGGGCATATTACAACGGCACTAGTTTCCTTGATCCAGTAAAAACAGAATACGGTCGTTCTCAATATGGTAATGCATCTGATAACCGTGCGTTGAGTACCATTCTAGTATTCGATAATATTGTGACGTTTGACAAGAGTATCAAGAAACATAATTTTGGTCTGATGGCCGGTGCTTCAGGAACAACATCCAAATGGTCGCAAAGTTACCAGACCGTAAGCCATTTTATTAGTGGAGATATTAAAACACTGAATGCCGGGAATAAGGTAGAACAATGGAATGGGACAAGCGCTTCAGATTGGGCCATCATGTCTTATGTAGGACGTTTGTCGTACAACTTTGACAGCAGATACTTATTAACAGCCAATTTCCGTGCTGATGGTTCTTCTAAACTGGCTCCTAGTCACAAATGGGGATATTTCCCTTCAGTATCGGCTGCATGGAGACTTTCTTCCGAAAATTTCATGAGAGACATTAAGTGGATTGACGACTTAAAAATCCGCGGAGGATGGGGTCAAACCGGTAATCAATCGGGTGTAGGCGATTATGGATACTTACAACTGATGAACATTACCCGTCAGAACTGGTGGGAAACCGGCAAAGATAATGCACTTCCAATTATAACTCCTGCTAATATGCAAAACAAGGATCTAACTTGGGAAACAACCACTCAGACGAATATTGGTATCGACTTTACAGTTCTGAGCAACAGACTGACCTTCACAGCCGATGCATATTATAAACACACCACAAATTTATTAATGGATGTACCTCTAGGGCCAACAGCAGCTTTCAGTCATATATACCGCAACGAAGGAGAGATGGAGAACAAAGGTCTTGAATTTGGTGTAAATTCAAAGAACTTCATAGGTCAGTTCAAATGGAGTACCGATTTCAATATTTCGTTCAACAAGAACAAGGTTATGAAATTCGATACACGTCAATCTTATTTCTATGAACAATCTACAAGTGGTGAATATATTACAAAACTAACCATAGGTAAACCTCTGGGTATGTTCTGGGGCTATATTTCAGAAGGAGTTGATCCTGAAACGGGAGATCTTGTTTACAAAGATCTGGATAAGAGTGGAACAATTACTCCGGCCGACAAAACCTATATTGGCAATCCAAATCCGGACTTCACTTTTGGTATCACAAACAATCTGTCTTACAAAGGATTTAACCTCGATATTTTCTTCCAAGGTTCGGTAGGCAATGATGTATACAACCTCTCTCGCATGGAAACAGAAGGTATGTACGACTCGAAGAACCAGTCCACTGCAGTTCTTAAAAGATGGAGAATTCCAGGACAGATTACCGACATGCCAAGAGCTGTGTCTTCGAAAGAGAATCTCAAGAATTCGAGCCGTTTTGTAGAAGATGGCAGTTACTTACGTTTAAAGGCATTAACCTTTTCATATAACTTTAGCGGAAAACTATTGAAGAAATGGAGCATCAACCGTCTTCAACCATTTTTCACCGCGCAAAATCTGCTTACTTTCACAAACTACAAAGGATTCGATCCTGAAGTAAACCAAGAAGGAGGAAGTGCACTTGTACAAGGAATAGACTGGGGAACTTACCCTCAGACAAAGAGCTATGTATTTGGTGTCAATGTTGAATTTTAA
- a CDS encoding DUF3836 domain-containing protein, which translates to MKKIILSISLVISIAFCLLFSCNTEVSAQDSQRFVYNKSYDNEIVYLCDSVTNILTPYLKYEFTYNQDGKMNSKKAFRWDLSGKQWLPYYLFTSTFVGDNEIQEFALWSNKSKDFTRNKEKVIFCKDEKLDRSIYISFRWNEKNEKWEVSNEEHLDNYIAMLINGSSKKK; encoded by the coding sequence ATGAAAAAGATTATTTTAAGTATCAGTTTAGTAATCAGCATTGCTTTCTGTTTATTGTTTAGTTGTAATACTGAGGTAAGTGCTCAGGACTCTCAAAGATTTGTATATAACAAAAGTTATGATAATGAAATTGTTTACTTATGTGATTCAGTCACTAATATTCTTACTCCATATCTGAAATATGAATTTACCTATAATCAAGATGGTAAGATGAACAGTAAAAAGGCTTTTCGTTGGGATCTGTCAGGAAAACAATGGCTACCATATTATCTGTTTACTTCAACATTTGTAGGTGATAACGAGATTCAGGAGTTTGCTTTGTGGAGCAATAAGTCTAAAGATTTTACACGTAACAAAGAAAAAGTCATTTTTTGCAAAGACGAAAAGTTAGATCGTTCAATTTATATTTCATTTAGATGGAATGAAAAGAACGAAAAATGGGAAGTGAGCAATGAAGAGCATTTGGATAATTATATTGCTATGCTGATTAATGGTTCCTCTAAAAAGAAATAG
- a CDS encoding Sb-PDE family phosphodiesterase: MKQKTLIIGMMLLTQGIISSAVAQVRQEIKIPDLKGYTTLKCDFHIHTVFSDGLVWPTVRVDEAYREGLDAIAITDHLEYRPHKGDIVAGHGRSYEIAEKAADKNNILLIRGSEITRPMAPGHFNAIFLNNNDSLDKKEWRDSFKAAKAQRAFIFWNHPGWDAQQPDTTKWWPEHTELYNAGYMNGIEVANGTSYCPEAFRWCLEKKLTMLGNTDIHQPIQAEYEFAKGKHRTMTLVFAKNRTIEGIKEALINRRTAVYVGDNLIGENKYLKELFENSIEILDVEKSKRGVQITFINKSDLTFKLLKTEHNPDVVYFRDYVIEPNCRHSIMVKLQNDVEEGDVNFEVTNLLVEPGQGLKYTYHVSKR; encoded by the coding sequence ATGAAACAAAAAACTTTAATTATTGGAATGATGCTGCTAACGCAAGGTATCATTTCAAGTGCGGTAGCACAAGTACGCCAAGAAATAAAAATACCCGATTTAAAAGGGTATACAACATTGAAGTGTGACTTCCATATTCACACAGTATTTTCTGACGGGTTGGTATGGCCTACGGTACGTGTGGACGAAGCTTATCGTGAAGGACTTGATGCCATCGCTATTACCGACCATCTGGAATATCGCCCTCATAAAGGAGATATTGTTGCTGGACATGGACGGTCTTACGAGATCGCGGAAAAAGCAGCCGATAAAAATAACATTCTTCTTATTCGGGGAAGTGAAATAACCCGTCCTATGGCTCCTGGACATTTTAATGCTATTTTTCTTAATAACAACGACTCTTTGGATAAGAAGGAGTGGAGAGATTCCTTTAAGGCGGCTAAAGCTCAACGCGCTTTTATCTTTTGGAATCATCCGGGATGGGATGCTCAACAACCCGACACTACCAAGTGGTGGCCAGAACATACTGAGTTGTACAATGCTGGGTACATGAATGGAATTGAAGTGGCGAATGGTACTAGCTATTGTCCTGAAGCTTTTCGCTGGTGTTTGGAAAAGAAACTAACCATGCTGGGAAATACTGATATACATCAGCCCATTCAGGCAGAATATGAATTTGCAAAAGGAAAACACCGCACAATGACACTTGTATTTGCAAAGAACAGAACAATCGAAGGCATAAAGGAGGCATTGATAAACAGACGTACAGCTGTATACGTGGGAGACAATCTTATTGGTGAAAACAAGTACCTGAAAGAACTTTTTGAGAATTCAATCGAAATCCTGGATGTGGAAAAAAGTAAAAGAGGAGTGCAGATTACGTTCATAAACAAATCCGACTTAACATTCAAGCTGTTAAAAACAGAACATAACCCCGATGTGGTTTATTTCCGGGATTATGTGATTGAACCTAATTGCAGACATAGTATAATGGTGAAACTACAGAATGACGTGGAAGAAGGAGATGTGAATTTTGAAGTGACAAATCTGCTTGTAGAACCCGGACAAGGGTTGAAATATACCTATCATGTTTCAAAACGCTGA
- a CDS encoding glutamine synthetase family protein, with protein MKHKIEMNPNKLVKFLQKAPEEFTKTDIISFIKEQDIQMINFMYPAGDGRLKTLNFVINSADYLITILSCGERVDGSSLFSFIEAGSSDLYAIPRFRTAFVDPFAQTPTLTMLCSFFNKDGEPLESSPEYTLHKACLAFTKITGMQFEAMGELEYYVIAPNDGLFPATDQHGYHESGPYDKFNQFRTQCMKYISQANGKIKYGHSEVGNFTQDGLTYEQNEIEFLPTKAEDAADQLMIAKWIIRNLASQYGYNITFAPKITAGKAGSGLHIHMRITKAGKNQMLENGVLSDTARKAIAGMMHLAPSITAFGNTTPTSYFRLVPNQEAPTNICWGDRNRSVLVRVLLGWSAKKDMCAMTNPLETISNNDTSNKQTVEMRSPDGSADIYLLMASLAVACRHGFEIKDALNITEKTYVNIDIHKEENKVRLQSLDQLPDSCAASADCLQQQRAIFEQHNVFSPSMIDGVICKLKAYNDGELRKELLINPAKMREVVETYFHCG; from the coding sequence ATGAAACACAAAATAGAAATGAATCCAAACAAATTGGTGAAGTTCCTTCAAAAAGCACCTGAAGAGTTTACCAAAACAGATATTATTTCTTTCATCAAAGAACAGGATATTCAAATGATCAACTTCATGTATCCTGCCGGTGATGGTAGATTGAAGACTTTAAACTTTGTAATTAATAGTGCTGATTATTTGATTACCATACTAAGCTGTGGCGAACGTGTAGATGGTTCTAGCCTTTTCTCCTTTATTGAAGCCGGGAGTAGTGACCTCTATGCCATTCCTCGTTTTCGAACGGCATTCGTCGATCCATTTGCCCAGACACCTACGCTGACCATGCTATGCTCTTTCTTCAACAAAGATGGCGAACCACTTGAAAGTTCTCCGGAATATACATTACACAAAGCCTGCCTAGCATTTACCAAAATAACTGGAATGCAGTTTGAAGCGATGGGTGAACTGGAATATTATGTAATTGCACCCAATGATGGGCTCTTTCCTGCAACTGATCAGCATGGATACCACGAATCGGGTCCTTACGACAAGTTTAATCAGTTCCGCACTCAATGCATGAAATACATTTCGCAGGCAAACGGAAAGATTAAATACGGACATTCTGAAGTGGGTAATTTTACGCAGGATGGATTAACTTACGAACAAAACGAGATTGAGTTTTTACCCACAAAAGCAGAAGATGCAGCAGATCAGTTGATGATTGCAAAATGGATTATCCGCAATTTAGCCAGTCAATATGGGTATAATATCACTTTTGCTCCCAAAATTACAGCCGGAAAAGCAGGGTCGGGCCTACACATACACATGCGTATAACTAAAGCGGGCAAAAACCAGATGCTGGAAAATGGCGTACTGTCAGACACCGCACGCAAAGCCATTGCAGGCATGATGCATCTGGCTCCTTCCATCACGGCGTTTGGAAATACTACACCAACGTCTTATTTCCGTTTAGTTCCAAACCAGGAAGCACCTACTAATATTTGTTGGGGAGACCGCAACCGTTCTGTTCTAGTCCGCGTTCTATTAGGATGGTCGGCCAAAAAAGATATGTGTGCCATGACAAATCCACTTGAAACAATCAGCAACAACGACACTTCAAATAAACAAACTGTCGAGATGCGTTCGCCGGACGGGTCGGCTGATATTTACCTACTCATGGCCAGTCTGGCTGTTGCCTGCCGCCATGGCTTTGAGATAAAGGATGCTTTGAATATAACTGAAAAAACCTACGTAAACATAGACATACATAAGGAAGAGAACAAAGTGCGGCTTCAATCGTTGGATCAGTTGCCTGATAGTTGTGCGGCATCTGCTGATTGCCTGCAGCAGCAACGTGCAATTTTTGAGCAGCACAATGTGTTTAGTCCAAGTATGATTGATGGAGTTATCTGCAAGTTGAAAGCTTATAATGATGGCGAATTGCGTAAGGAACTACTGATCAACCCTGCAAAGATGAGAGAGGTTGTTGAGACCTACTTCCATTGTGGATAA
- a CDS encoding MTH1187 family thiamine-binding protein: protein MSVIMEFSIFPIDKGEHVSQYVKKVIEMIDALPCESQLTSMGTIVECETMEECLAVISKANALLEQCSERIYCTATFDNKPGKKDQMEHKIKAVRGE from the coding sequence ATGTCTGTAATCATGGAATTTAGCATTTTCCCAATTGATAAAGGGGAACATGTTAGTCAATACGTTAAGAAAGTAATAGAGATGATTGATGCATTACCCTGCGAAAGTCAGCTTACATCAATGGGCACGATTGTAGAGTGTGAGACTATGGAAGAGTGTCTTGCTGTTATTTCTAAAGCAAATGCTTTGTTAGAGCAATGCTCTGAACGAATATATTGTACAGCAACGTTTGATAACAAACCAGGAAAAAAAGATCAGATGGAACATAAAATCAAAGCTGTCAGAGGTGAATAA